The genomic window CATCTCGGCCGTCCGGATCTGCGATTTCCGTTTCCAGCGGATTTCGCGGGGCTTATTGAGGGAAAGACGATCATCTCGCTCGGACGCAGGGCGAAATATCTTCTCATTGAGCTGGAGGGCGGGCTGACGATCGTTTCCCATCTCGGCATGTCGGGCTCGTTCCGTATCGAGGCGGAAAAGGGCGAGGGTGGCGAAGCGCCCGGCGCGTTTCATTATGCTCGCTCGAAAGATGGCAAGCATGACCATGTCGTCTTTCATCTTGATAAAGGAGAGGAGCGTGTCTGCGTCATCTATAATGATCCGCGCCGCTTCGGCTTCATGCATCTGGTGGAGCGCAACAAGCTTGACCTCTACCCCGCCTTTGCGGAGCTTGGACCGGAGCCGACAGGCAACGCGCTGAGCGCCGATTATCTGGCAAGCCGGTTTGAGGGCAAAAGCCAGCCCCTGAAAAGCACGCTGCTGGATCAGAAGGTCATTGCCGGCCTCGGCAATATCTATGTCTGCGAGGCGCTCTGGCGCGCCCATCTTTCTCCCTTGCGGGCGGCGGGAACGCTGGTGACGAAAGGTGGCAAGCCCAAAGCGCAGCTCATCGATCTGACGGAGAAAATCCGCGACGTGATCGCGGATGCGATTGCTGCCGGCGGCTCCTCCCTGCGCGACCATATACAGACGGATGGAACGCTCGGTTATTTCCAGCATTCCTTTTCGGTCTACGATCAGGAAGGCCAGCCTTGCCGGACACCCGGCTGCGGGGGTACGGTTGAAAGGGTGGTACAGGCCGGTCGTTCGACATTCTATTGCGCCGCCTGCCAGAAATAGCGGTGCCAGCAGTTACGGAGAAGGGGAGATTGCCGTGGACTATGAAATGATACTGGTCGAGAAACGCGATGAGGTGGGCGTCATCACGCTCAACCGCCCCAAGGCGCTCAACGCCCTCAATTCGGCGCTTCTGAAAGAGCTGCGGCACATTCTCTCTTCTTTCTCCGCCGATGATTCCATCGGCGCGATCATTATCACTGGCTCGGAAAAGGCATTTGCGGCCGGTGCCGACATCAAGGAAATGCAGGGACTGGATTTTGTCGATGCCTATGTCGGCGATTTCCTCGGCGGCTGGGATGAGGTCGCGGCCACTCGCAAGCCTGTTATCGCTGCCGTTTCCGGTTTTGCGCTCGGCGGCGGCTGCGAGCTGGCGATGATGTGCGATTTCATTATCGCTTCGGATACGGCGAAGTTCGGCCAGCCGGAAATCACCCTCGGCGTCATTCCCGGCATGGGCGGATCGCAGCGGCTGACGCGGGCGGTGGGCAAGGCGAAGGCTATGGACCTGGTTCTGACC from Agrobacterium tumefaciens includes these protein-coding regions:
- the mutM gene encoding bifunctional DNA-formamidopyrimidine glycosylase/DNA-(apurinic or apyrimidinic site) lyase translates to MPELPEVETVRRGLAPAMEGAKVRKLHLGRPDLRFPFPADFAGLIEGKTIISLGRRAKYLLIELEGGLTIVSHLGMSGSFRIEAEKGEGGEAPGAFHYARSKDGKHDHVVFHLDKGEERVCVIYNDPRRFGFMHLVERNKLDLYPAFAELGPEPTGNALSADYLASRFEGKSQPLKSTLLDQKVIAGLGNIYVCEALWRAHLSPLRAAGTLVTKGGKPKAQLIDLTEKIRDVIADAIAAGGSSLRDHIQTDGTLGYFQHSFSVYDQEGQPCRTPGCGGTVERVVQAGRSTFYCAACQK
- a CDS encoding enoyl-CoA hydratase, producing the protein MILVEKRDEVGVITLNRPKALNALNSALLKELRHILSSFSADDSIGAIIITGSEKAFAAGADIKEMQGLDFVDAYVGDFLGGWDEVAATRKPVIAAVSGFALGGGCELAMMCDFIIASDTAKFGQPEITLGVIPGMGGSQRLTRAVGKAKAMDLVLTGRMMDAAEAERAGLVSRIVPVADLMDVAVEAATRIASLSRASVLMAKESVNRSFEVPLAEGLRYERRAFQSLFATVDQKEGMAAFVEKRKPAFRNR